In Trifolium pratense cultivar HEN17-A07 linkage group LG7, ARS_RC_1.1, whole genome shotgun sequence, a genomic segment contains:
- the LOC123895872 gene encoding putative uncharacterized protein DDB_G0290989, producing the protein MTDRGYYNFYTPGEYESYQQFPPYNYGQTSEARLEETMIKFMEMQQQQNQQMQQMQDQHQQYLKNSLARAKNLENQLVQLTKQLANNNYQGGTFQTNTQTTPDEKDNNPMKNEESGESVKGVENNEEERMRDGCDEEKIVIEIETPHEVELPQELPCIEKTSTVDNEEVMMGAEEIKGLLDKEISIEQKREMENKAEIDQVIDEICALFNMKQLGRIWTPQYLYLKFMEFLPNRRKKTDDVLSVSFWPP; encoded by the coding sequence ATGACTGATCGTGGGTATTACAACTTCTATACTCCGGGTGAGTATGAATCATATCAACAGTTTCCTCCTTATAATTATGGGCAAACTTCAGAGGCTAGATTGGAGGAGACCATGATTAAATTCATGGAAATGCAACAGCAACAAAACCAACAAATGCAACAGATGCAAGACCAGCACCAACAATATCTGAAAAACAGTCTTGCAAGAgccaaaaatttggaaaatcagCTTGTTCAGTTGACTAAACAGTTAGCCAATAACAATTACCAAGGAGGAACATTTCAAACCAACACACAAACCACTCCTGACGAGAAAGATAATAATCCAATGAAAAATGAGGAAAGTGGAGAAAGTGTGAAAGGTGTTGAAAACAACGAGGAAGAAAGAATGCGCGATGGATGTGATGAAGAGAAAATAGTGATAGAAATAGAGACACCACACGAGGTAGAACTTCCTCAAGAATTGCCATGTATTGAGAAGACTAGCACTGTTGATAATGAAGAAGTGATGATGGGTGCAGAAGAAATTAAGGGATTACTTGACAAGGAAATATCAATTGAGCAAAAGAGGGAGATGGAGAACAAGGCGGAGATTGACCAGGTCATAGACGAAATATGTGCCTTGTTCAATATGAAGCAATTGGGGAGGATATGGACTCCGCAATATCTATATCTCAAGTTCATGGAGTTCCTCCCTAACCGAAGGAAAAAGACGGATGATGTGCTTTCCGTCTCATTTTGGCCACCCTAA